From a single Equus asinus isolate D_3611 breed Donkey chromosome 2, EquAss-T2T_v2, whole genome shotgun sequence genomic region:
- the CHD8 gene encoding chromodomain-helicase-DNA-binding protein 8 isoform X6, with protein MKGESKRITLVLQQPQSGGPQGHRHVVLGSLPGKIVLQGNQLAALTQAKNAQGQPAKVVTIQLQVQQPQQKIQIVPQPPSSQPQPQQPPSAQPVTLSSVQQAQIMGPGQSPGQRLSVPLKVVLQPQAGSSQGASSGLSVVKVLSASEVAALSSPASSAPHSGGKTGMEENRRLEHQKKQEKANRIVAEAIARARARGEQNIPRVLNEDELPSVRPEEEGEKKRRKKSSGERLKEEKPKKSKTSGTSKTKGKSKLNTITPVVGKKRKRNTSSDNSDVEVMPAQSPREDEESSIQKRRSNRQVKRKKYTEDLDIKITDDEEEEEVDVTGPIKTEPILPEPVQEPDGETLPSMQFFVENPSEEDAAIVDKVLSMRIVKKELPSGQYTEAEEFFVKYKNYSYLHCEWATISQLEKDKRIHQKLKRFKTKMAQMRHFFHEDEEPFNPDYVEVDRILDESHSIDKDNGEPVIYYLVKWCSLPYEDSTWELKEDVDEGKIREFKRIQSRHPELKRVNRPQASAWKKLELSHEYKNRNQLREYQLEGVNWLLFNWYNRQNCILADEMGLGKTIQSIAFLQEVYNVGIHGPFLVIAPLSTITNWEREFNTWTEMNTIVYHGSLASRQMIQQYEMYCKDSRGRLIPGAYKFDALITTFEMILSDCPELREIEWRCVIIDEAHRLKNRNCKLLDSLKHMDLEHKVLLTGTPLQNTVEELFSLLHFLEPSQFPSESEFLKDFGDLKTEEQVQKLQAILKPMMLRRLKEDVEKNLAPKQETIIEVELTNIQKKYYRAILEKNFSFLSKGAGHTNMPNLLNTMMELRKCCNHPYLINGAEEKILTEFREACHIIPHDFHLQAMVRSAGKLVLIDKLLPKLKAGGHKVLIFSQMVRCLDILEDYLIQRRYLYERIDGRVRGNLRQAAIDRFSKPDSDRFVFLLCTRAGGLGINLTAADTCIIFDSDWNPQNDLQAQARCHRIGQSKAVKVYRLITRNSYEREMFDKASLKLGLDKAVLQSMSGRDGNITGIQQFSKKEIEDLLRKGAYAAIMEEDDEGSKFCEEDIDQILLRRTTTITIESEGKGSTFAKASFVASENRTDISLDDPNFWQKWAKKADLDMDLLNSKNNLVIDTPRVRKQTRHFSTLKDDDLVEFSDLESEDDERPRSRRHDRHHTYGRTDCFRVEKHLLVYGWGRWRDILSHGRFKRRMTERDVETICRAILVYCLLHYRGDENIKGFIWDLISPAENGKTKELQNHSGLSIPVPRGRKGKKVKSQSTFDIHKADWIRKYNPDTLFQDESYKKHLKHQCNKVLLRVRMLYYLRQEVIGDQAEKVLGGAIASEIDIWFPVVDQLEVPTTWWDSEADKSLLIGVFKHGYEKYNTMRADPALCFLEKAGRPDDKAIAAEHRVLDNFSDIVEGVDFDKDCEDPEYKPLQGPPKDQDDEGDPLMMMDEEISVIDGDEAQVTQQPGHVFWPPGSALTARLRRLVTAYQRSYKREQMKIEAAERGDRRRRRCEAAFKLKEIARREKQQRWTRREQTDFYRVVSTFGVEYDPDTMQFHWDRFRTFARLDKKTDESLTKYFHGFVAMCRQVCRLPPAAGDEPPDPNLFIEPITEERASRTLYRIELLRRLREQVLCHPLLEDRLALCQPPGPELPKWWEPVRHDGELLRGAARHGVSQTDCNIMQDPDFSFLAARMNYMQNHQAGAPAPSLSRCSTPLLHQQYTSRTASPLPLRPDAPVEKPPEETAAQVPSLESLTLKLEHEVVARSRPTPQDYEMRVAPSDTTPLVSRSVPPVKLEDEDDSDSELDLSKLSPSSSSSSSSSSSSSSTDESEDEKEEKLTADRSHSKLYDEESLLSLTMSQDGFPNEDGEQMTPELLLLQERQRASEWPKDRVLINRIDLVCQAILSGKWPSSRRSQEMVTGGILGPGNHLLDSPSLTPGEYGDSPVPTPRSSSAASMAEEEVSAVTTAAAQFTKLRRGMDEKEFTVQIKDEEGLKLTFQKHKLMANGVMGDGHPLFHKKKGNRKKLVELEVECMEEPNHLDVDLETRIPVINKVDGTLLVGEDAPRRAELEMWLQGHPEFAVDPRFLAYMEDRRKQKWQRCKKNNKAELNCLGMEPVQTANSRNGKKGHHAETVFNRVLPGPLAPDSSKKRARRMRPDLSKMMALMQGGGTGSLSLHNTFQHSSSGLQSVSSLGHSSATSASLPFMPFVMGGAASSPHVDSSTMLHHHHHHPHPHHHHHHHPGLRATGYPSSPATTTSGTALRLPPLQPEEDEDDEDEDDDDDLSQGYDSSERDFSLIDDPMMPANSDSSEDADD; from the exons ATGAAG GGTGAATCGAAACGCATCACCCTGGTCCTCCAGCAGCCACAGTCTGGAGGTCCCCAAGGACACCGGCATGTCGTGCTAGGGAGTCTACCAGGCAAGATAGTGTTACAGGGTAACCAGCTGGCAGCCCTCACTCAAGCCAAGAATGCCCAGGGGCAGCCTGCCAAAGTAGTAACTATCCAGCTGCAGGTGCAGCAGCCACAGCAGAAAATCCAGATTGTACCACAGCCTCCGTCATCACAGCCGCAGCCCCAGCAACCACCCTCAGCCCAGCCAGtgactctttcctctgtgcagCAGGCTCAGATAATGGGACCAGGACAGAGCCCAGGACAAAGACTTTCGGTACCACTCAAGGTGGTGCTGCAGCCACAG gctggcTCTTCTCAAGGGGCCTCTTCTGGGCTCTCAGTAGTTAAAGTTCTAAGTGCCAGTGAAGTGGCAGCTCTGTCCTCACCAGCAAGCTCTGCTCCCCATAGTGGGGGCAAGACGGGAATGGAGGAAAACCGCAGGCTGGAGCAccagaagaagcaagagaaagcaAATCGGATTGTAGCAGAGGCCATTGCTAGGGCCCGTGCCCGGGGTGAGCAGAACATACCTCGAGTCCTGAATGAGGATGAGCTGCCCAGCGTTCGGCCAGAGGAAGAAGgtgaaaagaaacgcaggaagaAGAGCAGTGGGGAGAGGCTCAAGGAAGAAAAGCCAAAGAAGAGCAAAACATCTGGTACCTCCAAAACCAAGGGCAAGAGTAAACTAAA tacCATCACTCCTGTGGTGGGTAAGAAGAGAAAGCGTAATACCTCATCTGATAATTCAGATGTGGAAGTCATGCCTGCACAGTCACCCCGGGAAGATGAAGAAAGCAGCATTCAG AAGAGACGCTCAAACCGCCAAGTTAAGCGAAAAAAATATACAGAGGATCTGGATATAAAGATCACagatgatgaagaagaagaagaagtagatGTCACTGGTCCAATAAAAACTGAGCCTATCCTCCCTGAACCAGTGCAGGAACCAGATGGCGAGACTTTGCCTTCCATGCAGTTCTTTGTG GAGAATCCCAGTGAAGAAGATGCAGCCATTGTTGACAAAGTGCTTTCTATGCGGATTGTGAAGAAGGAG ctTCCTTCTGGACAATATACTGAAGCAGAAGAATTCTTTGTCAAGTACAAGAACTA CTCCTATCTGCACTGTGAATGGGCTACCATCtcccagctagagaaggataagaGGATTCATCAAAAACTAAAGCGCTTCAAAACCAAAATGGCTCAGATGAGACACTTCTTCCATGAG GATGAAGAGCCCTTTAATCCAGACTACGTAGAGGTGGATAGGATATTGGATGAGTCTCACAGTATTGACAAGGACAATGGGGAG CCTGTAATTTACTACCTGGTGAAATGGTGCTCCCTGCCCTATGAGGATAGTACATGGGAGCTAAAAGAGGATGTTGATGAGGGCAAGATTCGAGAATTTAAACGGATCCAGTCAAGGCACCCAGAACTCAAAAGGGTG aatCGTCCACAGGCAAGTGCCTGGAAGAAGTTGGAACTGTCACATGAgtataaaaacagaaaccagttacGAGAATATCAATTGGAAGGAGTCAATTGGCTGCTCTTTAATTGGTATAACAG GCAGAACTGCATCCTGGCTGATGAGATGGGATTGGGCAAAACTATTCAGTCCATTGCCTTCTTGCAGGAGGTATATAATGTGGGCATCCATGGCCCCTTCCTGGTCATTGCCCCACTGTCCACAATTACTAACTGGGAGCGAGAATTCAATACGTGGACAGAGATGAACACTATTGTGTACCATGGCAGTCTGGCCAGCCGGCAGATGATTCAGCAATATGAAATGTACTGCAAAGATTCTCGG GGGCGCCTCATCCCAGGAGCATACAAGTTTGATGCCCTAATCACCActtttgagatgattttgtcAGACTGTCCTGAGCTTCGTGAGATTGAATGGCGTTGTGTCATCATTGATGAGGCTCATCGACTAAAGAACCGTAATTGCAAGCTGCTTGATAGTCTGAAGCACATGGACCTG GAACACAAAGTACTACTTACAGGAACACCATTGCAAAATACTGTGGAGGAACTGTTTAGCTTACTTCATTTCTTGGAACCTTCACAGTTTCCCTCAGAATCAGAGTTCCTCAAGGACTTTGGGGATCTCAAGACAGAGGAACAG GTTCAAAAGTTACAGGCCATTCTCAAACCAATGATGCTGAGAAGACTCAAAGAGGATGTTGAAAAAAACCTGGCACCCAAACAGGAAACTATTATTGAAGTAGAGTTGACCAACATCCAGAAGAAATACTACCGGGCTATTTTGGAGaagaatttttcctttctttccaaaggggcaggtCATACTAACATGCCTAATCTACTCAACACAATGATGGAGTTGCGCAAATGCTGCAACCACCCATATCTCATCAATG GTGCAGAAGAAAAAATCCTGACAGAATTTCGAGAAGCTTGCCATATTATACCTCATGACTTCCACTTGCAGGCCATGGTTCGTTCAGCTGGCAAATTGGTTCTTATTGACAAGTTACTTCCAAAACTTAAAGCTGGTGGCCATAAGGTTCTGATCTTCTCCCAGATGGTACGCTGCCTAGATATCCTAGAGGATTATCTAATCCAGAGGAG GTACTTATATGAACGTATTGATGGGCGAGTTAGAGGCAACCTTCGACAGGCTGCTATTGACCGCTTCAGCAAGCCTGACTCAGACCGCTTTGTCTTCTTGCTATGCACCAGGGCTGGTGGCCTTGGTATTAATCTCACAGCTGCTGATACCTGCATCATCTTTGATTCAGACTGGAATCCACAAAATGACCTACAG gCCCAGGCACGGTGTCATAGAATTGGGCAGAGCAAAGCTGTGAAGGTGTACCGTCTCATCACTCGTAATTCTTATGAGAGAGAGATGTTTGATAAGGCCAGCCTCAAGTTGGGATTGGATAAGGCTGTGCTTCAGTCCATGAGTGGTCGGGATGGCAACATTACTGGA ATCCAACAGTTCTCCAAGAAGGAGATAGAAGATCTTTTACGAAAAGGAGCATATGCAGCGATAATGGAGGAAGATGATGAGGGCTCCAAGTTTTGTGAAGAGGACATTGACCAAATCTTATTAAGACGGACCACAACCATCACCATTGAGTCTGAAGGAAAGGGTTCTACCTTCGCAAAG GCAAGCTTTGTTGCTTCTGAAAATAGGACAGATATTTCTCTGGATGACCCCAACTTTTGGCAAAAGTGGGCCAAAAAGGCTGACCTAGACATGGATCTACTCAATAGCAAG AATAACTTGGTGATTGACACACCTAGAGTACGAAAACAGACCCGCCACTTCAGCACTCTGAAAGATGATGACCTAGTGGAATTCTCTGATTTGGAAAGTGAAGATGATGAGCGACCACGCTCTCGCCGACATGACCGTCATCATACCTATGGGCGTACTGACTGCTTTCGAGTGGAAAAGCATCTCTTGGTATATGG ttgGGGACGGTGGCGAGATATCTTGTCTCATGGACGCTTCAAGCGACGTATGACTGAACGAGATGTGGAGACAATTTGCCGGGCCATCCTCGTGTACTGTCTTCTGCACTATCGTGGGGATGAGAATATCAAAGGCTTCATTTGGGACTTGATTAGCCCTGCTGAAAATGGCAAGACAAAAGAATTGCAGAATCATTCAG GTCTGTCTATCCCTGTGCCCCGTGGACgcaaggggaaaaaagtaaagtcACAAAGCACTTTTGATATCCATAAGGCAGATTGGATCCGGAAATATAACCCAGATACTCTGTTCCAAGATGAGAGTTATAAGAAGCACTTGAAACATCAGTGTAACAA GGTGCTGTTGCGGGTACGGATGCTATACTATCTGAGGCAGGAGGTTATTGGAGACCAGGCAGAGAAGGTGTTGGGGGGTGCCATTGCCAG TGAGATTGACATATGGTTCCCAGTAGTGGATCAGCTGGAGGTTCCAACAACATGGTGGGACAGTGAGGCTGACAAGTCCCTGCTCATTGGAGTCTTTAAGCATG GCTATGAGAAATATAATACTATGAGGGCAGACCCAGCCTTATGCTTCCTGGAAAAGGCTGGCCGACCAGATGACAAGGCTATCGCAGCAGAACATCGAGTTTTGGATAATTTCTCTGACATAGTGGAAGG GGTtgactttgataaggattgtgaAGATCCTGAATATAAACCACTCCAGGGTCCCCCAAAGGACCAAGATGATGAG GGTGATCCCTTGATGATGATGGATGAGGAGATCTCAGTGATTGATGGAGATGAAG CCCAGGTGACCCAACAGCCAGGCCATGTATTCTGGCCTCCAGGCTCTGCTCTGACAGCTAGGCTTCGGCGCCTAGTAACGGCCTATCAGCGCAGCTACAAGAGAGAACAGATGAAGATAGAGGCTGCAGAACGTGGGGACCGGAGACGGCGGCGCTGTGAGGCAGCCTTCAAGCTAAAAGAAATTGCACGGCGGGAGAAACAGCAACG ATGGACAAGGCGTGAACAAACTGATTTCTATCGAGTAGTGTCTACCTTTGGTGTGGAGTATGACCCTGATACCATGCAGTTCCACTGGGATCGCTTCCGCACTTTTGCCCGACTAGACAAAAAAACAGATGAAAGCCTTACCAAGTACTTCCATGGCTTTGTGGCCATGTGCCGCCAAGTGTGCCGCCTTCCCCCAGCAGCTGGAGATG AGCCCCCGGACCCTAATCTGTTCATTGAGCCTATCACTGAGGAGAGGGCCTCACGGACTCTCTACCGTATCGAATTGCTTCGGCGCTTACGGGAACAAGTTTTATGTCACCCTCTTTTGGAAGATCGGCTGGCATTATGCCAGCCTCCAGGTCCTGAATTGCCCAAATGGTGGGAGCCCGTTCGGCATGATGGGGAGCTTCTACGAGGGGCAGCCCGCCATGGGGTGAGCCAAACAGACTGCAACATCATGCAGGACCCAGACTTCTCTTTTCTGGCTGCCCGTATGAATTATATGCAGAACCATCAGGCAGGAGCACCAGCTCCATCCCTGTCACGCTGCTCTACTCCACTGCTACACCAGCAGTATACCTCGCGCACTGCCTCACCACTGCCCCTGCGCCCAGATGCTCCTGTTGAAAAGCCACCCGAGGAGACAGCTGCCCAGGTCCCCAGTCTGGAGAGTCTGACTTTAAAGCTAGAGCATGAGGTGGTGGCCAGGAGCCGACCAACCCCACAAGACTATGAGATGCGAGTAGCCCCCTCTGATACTACCCCTCTGGTTTCCCGGAGTGTTCCACCAGTCAAACTGGAGGATGAGGATGATTCAGACTCTGAGCTGGACTTGAGCAAGCTGTCACCATcatcctcttcttcctcatcctcatccagctccagctccagcactGATGAGAGTGAGGACGAGAAGGAAGAGAAGCTAA CTGCTGACCGGTCCCACTCAAAGCTCTATGATGAAGAGAGTCTCCTGTCCCTCACTATGTCCCAAGATGGATTCCCAAATGAAGATGGAGAACAAATGACCCCTGAGCTTCTGCTGCTACAAGAAAGACAAAGAGCCTCTGAGTGGCCCAAG GATCGTGTCCTGATAAACCGTATTGACCTCGTCTGCCAGGCTATACTCTCAGGGAAGTGGCCTTCTAGCCGCCGGAGCCAGGAAATGGTAACAGGAGGAATTTTGGGGCCAGGCAACCACTTGCTAGACAGTCCGTCATTGACTCCAGGAGAATATGGTGACTCTCCAGTCCCCACACCACGAAGCAGCAGTGCAGCTTCCATGGCAGAGGAGGAAGTGTCTGCAGTCACCACAGCAGCAGCTCAGTTCACCAAACTTCGCCGTGGCATGGATGAGAAGGAGTTTACGGTTCAGATCAAAGAT GAGGAAGGATTGAAGTTAACATTCCAGAAGCACAAGCTGATGGCTAATGGAGTAATGGGAGATGGACATCCTCTGTTTCATAAGAAGAAGGGGAACAGAAAGAAGCTAGTCGAG CTGGAGGTGGAGTGCATGGAAGAGCCTAATCACCTTGATGTGGACCTGGAGACCCGGATCCCTGTCATCAATAAGGTGGATGGTACTTTGCTGGTGGGTGAGGATGCCCCTCGCCGGGCTGAACTGGAGATGTGGTTACAGGGTCATCCAGAGTTCGCTGTCGATCCCCGATTTCTAGCG TATATGGAGGATCGTAGAAAACAGAAGTGGCAGagatgtaaaaaaaataataaagcagaatTAAACTGTTTGGGAATGGAACCAGTACAGACAGCTAACTCTAGGAATGGAAAAAAG GGTCACCATGCTGAAACTGTGTTCAACCGGGTTTTGCCAGGGCCTCTTGCACCAGACAGCAGCAAGAAGCGGGCCCGCAGGATGCGACCAGACCTTTCTAAGATGATGGCCCTGATGCAGGGTGGAGGCACTGGGTCCCTATCTCTGCATAATACCTTCCAACACAGCAGTAGTGGCCTGCAGTCTGTGTCATCTCTGGGTCACAGCAGTGCCACTTCTGCATCTTTGCCTTTTATGCCGTTTGTGATGGGTGGTGCAGCATCATCCCCTCATGTAGACTCTAGCACCATGcttcatcaccaccaccaccacccccacccccaccatcaccatcatcaccatccaggCCTGAGAGCCACTGGCTACCCTTCTTCACCAGCCACTACCACCTCTGGTACTGCCTTGAGGTTGCCACCACTGCAACCTGAGGAGGACGAGGACGATgaggatgaagatgatgatgatgatttatcTCAGGGCTATGATAGCTCAGAAAGGGACTTCTCACTCATTGATGATCCTATGATGCCAGCCAACTCAGACTCCAGTGAAGATGCTGATGACTGA